Proteins found in one Gammaproteobacteria bacterium genomic segment:
- the rpmB gene encoding 50S ribosomal protein L28, protein MSRVCQVTGKKPVSGNNVSHANNRTRRRFLPNLHTHKFWVDSENRWVKLRLSAKGMRIIDKNGIDAVIADMRKRGIKC, encoded by the coding sequence ATGTCTCGGGTCTGTCAAGTAACCGGCAAGAAACCGGTTAGCGGAAACAATGTGTCGCACGCGAATAACAGGACGCGTCGTCGCTTTCTGCCGAACCTGCATACCCACAAGTTCTGGGTTGATTCCGAGAATCGCTGGGTCAAGCTGCGCCTGTCTGCCAAGGGCATGCGAATTATCGATAAAAACGGCATTGACGCGGTCATCGCCGATATGCGCAAGCGCGGCATCA